A single Tenacibaculum sp. Bg11-29 DNA region contains:
- a CDS encoding T9SS type A sorting domain-containing protein has protein sequence MIQKTTFLTFKCLRFFVAFIFLSFLNLKTSAQTTETFSTVASGVNTFTSNSQNFTITTLSNPLKPFGGDLEYPGTGWNGTSNDNGYIDNDGGTHSNPSFSIKTTDGTDFTANKVFLFFADQSLNQAVSGTLNIVGKKDGAAGAVFTINTSSGYVTTTGTNNGFTEIDFTSYGGSDNSSTVIDELIFTMGGSFQYIALDAFTWTLAPTDAIAPRISSIARQSPTTSPTNADALVWDVTFDEAVSNVDATDFTVTGTTATIASVTNPSGNVYRITASGGDLAGLNATATLGFAGTQNITDASANALVNYTPTGTNNNTFVVDNNSPTTPTTVTQNTSDLTPTITGTNALGTALPTGETMTVTVNGATYNVVPNGSGNWSVDTGVATPASGTLGTFVNGVSYEVVATVTDLASNTASDATSNEVTIDTSAPTAPTVVVQTTSDATPTITGTNALGTALPVGETMTVTVNGATYNVVPGGSGNWSLDTGVATPASGTLGTFVNSVSYEVVSTVTDLAGNNTSDATNNEVTIDTIAPLISSITRQSPTTSPTDADALAWDVTFNGAVTNVDATDFTVSGTTATIASVTNPSGNVYRVTASGGDLAGLNATVTLGFAGGQNIADASGNGLVNLTPTGTNNNTFVVDNTPPVYTWTGAFNSAWNTTLNWNPTSVPPTNADIIIPGGLTNYPTASAAVTCNSLTINSGASFIPQSTVTGTVTYKRNLPTTGDWYLVSSPIANETLQNVIANNTFATGATPGNIGIGLYQNNNASQWAYATAGLTGNIIPGIGLSVQLATAGELISTGTALNTSNVIFGISTGTTTNFNLLGNPFTAFINSATFATTNTAVLTEETVWLWNGTAYVTYNNASPIEVAPGQAFFVEASTGGAVIFTTANRSHQNADTFMREAPKSTFELSVEEGTNKSATKVFYADSKTTGFDNGYDSKMFGGTDYKFKVYTELVSDSKGKKLAIQTLPNQNLETMIIPVGLIAEAGKKITFSVKAQNLPDNTNVFLEDRINNTLVNISEENHSVTLKSAAKGTGQFYIHTSAKNLEDVDITKDLQNVSIYKSANNSLTVAGLQTDKASVNVYSILGKKVISTELKSTGVHVIQLPKTAAGVYIVELSSSLGKISKKIILE, from the coding sequence ATGATACAAAAAACTACTTTTTTAACCTTTAAATGCTTGCGGTTTTTTGTCGCATTTATTTTTCTGAGCTTTTTAAACTTAAAAACTTCAGCTCAAACAACAGAAACATTCTCTACTGTTGCTAGTGGTGTAAATACCTTTACTAGCAATTCTCAAAATTTCACAATTACAACCTTAAGCAATCCATTAAAGCCTTTTGGCGGTGATTTGGAATACCCTGGAACGGGATGGAATGGTACCAGTAATGACAACGGGTACATAGATAATGATGGAGGAACTCATTCAAATCCATCTTTCAGCATAAAAACTACTGACGGAACTGATTTCACGGCTAACAAAGTTTTTTTATTCTTTGCAGATCAATCTCTTAATCAGGCAGTATCTGGAACACTAAATATTGTTGGTAAAAAAGACGGTGCAGCTGGGGCAGTATTTACAATTAACACCAGTTCAGGTTATGTTACTACCACTGGTACTAATAATGGTTTTACTGAAATAGATTTTACTTCTTATGGCGGATCTGATAATTCAAGTACAGTTATCGATGAACTTATTTTCACCATGGGTGGAAGTTTTCAATATATTGCTTTAGATGCCTTTACTTGGACACTTGCTCCTACTGATGCAATAGCACCACGTATAAGCAGTATAGCTCGTCAGAGTCCAACTACAAGCCCTACAAATGCAGATGCTTTGGTTTGGGATGTAACTTTTGATGAAGCGGTAAGTAATGTAGATGCAACTGATTTCACTGTAACTGGTACTACAGCTACAATTGCTTCGGTAACAAACCCAAGTGGTAACGTATATAGAATAACAGCTTCTGGCGGTGATTTAGCTGGTTTAAATGCAACAGCTACCTTAGGTTTTGCAGGTACGCAAAACATTACTGATGCTTCTGCTAATGCATTAGTTAATTACACTCCAACAGGAACTAATAATAATACTTTTGTAGTAGATAATAACTCACCTACTACCCCTACTACAGTTACTCAAAACACAAGCGATTTAACACCAACAATTACAGGTACAAATGCTTTAGGTACTGCGCTACCTACAGGAGAAACAATGACAGTTACCGTAAACGGAGCAACATATAATGTCGTACCAAATGGTAGTGGTAATTGGAGCGTAGATACAGGAGTAGCTACACCTGCTTCTGGTACATTAGGTACTTTTGTAAATGGAGTAAGCTACGAAGTAGTTGCTACTGTTACAGATTTAGCTAGTAACACAGCTTCTGATGCAACAAGTAATGAAGTAACTATAGATACTTCAGCACCAACAGCACCAACAGTTGTTGTACAAACTACAAGTGATGCAACACCAACAATTACAGGAACAAACGCTTTAGGAACTGCATTACCTGTTGGAGAAACAATGACTGTTACCGTAAACGGAGCAACATATAATGTAGTACCAGGTGGTAGTGGTAATTGGAGCCTAGATACAGGAGTAGCTACACCTGCTTCTGGTACATTAGGTACCTTCGTAAACTCTGTAAGTTATGAAGTAGTAAGTACAGTAACAGATTTAGCAGGAAACAATACTTCTGATGCAACCAATAATGAAGTAACTATAGATACAATAGCACCGCTTATCAGTAGTATAACTCGTCAGAGTCCAACTACAAGCCCTACAGATGCAGATGCATTAGCATGGGATGTAACTTTTAATGGAGCAGTAACGAATGTAGATGCAACAGATTTTACAGTAAGTGGAACAACAGCTACAATTGCTTCAGTAACAAACCCAAGTGGTAATGTATACAGAGTAACAGCTTCTGGTGGAGACTTAGCAGGGTTGAATGCAACAGTTACCTTAGGATTTGCTGGAGGACAAAATATTGCTGATGCTTCAGGTAACGGATTAGTTAATTTAACACCAACAGGAACAAACAATAATACTTTTGTAGTAGATAATACACCTCCCGTTTACACTTGGACAGGTGCATTTAATAGTGCTTGGAATACCACATTAAATTGGAATCCGACTAGTGTTCCTCCTACAAATGCAGATATTATTATTCCTGGTGGTTTAACAAATTACCCAACAGCTAGTGCTGCAGTAACATGTAATTCATTAACGATTAACTCTGGTGCTAGTTTTATTCCTCAGAGCACAGTAACAGGTACTGTAACTTATAAAAGAAACTTACCTACAACAGGTGATTGGTATTTAGTTTCTTCACCTATTGCTAATGAAACATTGCAAAATGTAATAGCAAATAATACTTTTGCAACAGGTGCTACTCCTGGTAATATTGGTATTGGTCTTTACCAGAATAATAATGCTTCTCAATGGGCATACGCAACTGCAGGTCTTACAGGTAACATAATTCCAGGAATAGGATTATCGGTACAACTGGCTACTGCTGGTGAGTTAATATCTACAGGTACTGCTTTAAACACTTCTAATGTAATATTTGGTATATCAACAGGAACTACTACAAATTTCAACTTACTTGGTAACCCTTTTACTGCCTTTATAAATTCTGCAACATTTGCAACTACTAACACAGCAGTTTTAACTGAAGAAACTGTTTGGTTATGGAACGGAACAGCGTATGTAACATACAATAACGCAAGCCCTATAGAAGTTGCTCCAGGACAAGCATTTTTTGTAGAAGCTTCAACTGGAGGCGCTGTAATTTTTACAACTGCCAACAGAAGTCATCAAAATGCGGATACATTTATGAGAGAAGCTCCAAAATCTACTTTTGAATTATCTGTAGAAGAAGGAACTAATAAGAGTGCTACTAAAGTCTTTTATGCTGATAGTAAAACTACTGGTTTTGATAATGGATACGATTCTAAAATGTTTGGAGGTACAGATTACAAATTCAAAGTATATACTGAATTGGTTTCTGATAGCAAAGGAAAAAAATTAGCGATTCAAACTTTACCGAATCAAAATCTTGAAACAATGATTATACCTGTAGGTTTAATTGCTGAAGCTGGTAAGAAAATTACCTTTTCTGTAAAAGCACAAAACCTACCAGATAACACTAATGTATTTTTAGAAGATAGAATTAATAATACTTTAGTAAATATTTCTGAAGAGAATCATTCAGTAACTTTAAAAAGTGCTGCTAAAGGTACTGGTCAATTCTACATTCATACAAGTGCTAAAAACTTAGAAGATGTTGATATTACAAAAGATTTACAAAATGTAAGCATTTACAAATCTGCTAATAATAGTTTAACTGTTGCTGGTTTACAAACTGATAAAGCATCCGTAAATGTATATTCAATTTTAGGTAAAAAAGTAATTAGTACAGAACTTAAATCAACAGGAGTTCATGTAATTCAATTACCTAAAACTGCTGCAGGAGTTTATATCGTAGAATTAAGTTCTAGTTTAGGAAAAATTAGTAAGAAAATTATTTTAGAGTAA
- the murC gene encoding UDP-N-acetylmuramate--L-alanine ligase translates to MTVHFIAIGGSAMHNLAIALHEKGYQVAGSDDTIHDPSKSRLEKRGLLPEEFGWFPGKITNDLDAVILGMHAKKDNSELLKAQELGIKIYSYPEFLFEQSKNKTRVVIGGSHGKTTITSMILHVLNYHDVAVDYMVGAQLDGFDTMVHLTEENEFIVLEGDEYLSSPIDMRPKFHLYKPNIALLSGIAWDHINVFPTFENYIEQFKIFNDSLTNGGMMVYNEEDLVLKDVVENSSHPIKKYPYKTPNYFIENGITYLDTPEGDLPLEIFGDHNLQNLAGAKWICQHMGIDEDEFYEAIASFKGASKRLEKVAENESTVIFKDFAHSPSKVEATTTAVKKQYNKRAVLACLELHTYSSLNAEFLAEYKGALDKADKAVVFYSPHAVKIKQLEEVTEAQIASAFERDDLVIYTNPTAFKEFLFNQNLDNTALLLMSSGNYGGLNFEEVKELI, encoded by the coding sequence ATGACAGTACATTTTATAGCAATCGGAGGAAGTGCAATGCATAATTTAGCAATTGCTTTACATGAAAAAGGATATCAAGTAGCAGGAAGTGATGATACTATTCATGATCCATCTAAATCTAGATTAGAAAAACGAGGGTTGTTACCTGAAGAATTTGGATGGTTTCCTGGAAAGATCACCAATGATTTAGATGCTGTTATTTTAGGAATGCATGCGAAAAAAGATAACTCAGAATTACTAAAGGCACAAGAGTTAGGAATTAAAATTTATTCATATCCTGAGTTTTTATTTGAGCAATCTAAAAACAAAACGCGTGTAGTTATCGGCGGATCTCATGGAAAAACGACTATAACATCTATGATTTTACATGTGTTGAACTATCATGACGTAGCTGTAGATTATATGGTAGGAGCACAGTTAGATGGTTTTGATACGATGGTACATTTAACTGAAGAAAATGAATTTATTGTTTTAGAAGGTGATGAGTACTTGAGTTCACCTATTGATATGCGCCCGAAATTTCATTTATACAAACCAAATATTGCTTTGTTAAGTGGAATTGCATGGGATCATATAAATGTATTTCCAACTTTTGAAAATTATATAGAACAATTTAAAATTTTTAATGATTCTCTTACTAATGGAGGGATGATGGTGTATAATGAGGAGGATTTAGTTTTAAAAGATGTTGTTGAAAATTCAAGCCATCCAATAAAAAAGTATCCATATAAAACACCTAATTATTTTATTGAAAACGGAATTACTTATCTTGATACTCCTGAAGGTGATTTACCTCTAGAAATTTTTGGAGATCATAACTTACAAAATTTAGCTGGAGCTAAATGGATTTGCCAGCATATGGGTATTGATGAAGATGAATTTTATGAAGCCATTGCTAGTTTTAAGGGAGCAAGTAAGCGTTTAGAGAAAGTTGCAGAAAATGAATCTACAGTGATTTTTAAAGATTTTGCTCACAGTCCTAGTAAAGTAGAAGCAACAACAACTGCTGTTAAAAAACAATACAATAAGAGAGCTGTTTTAGCTTGTTTAGAATTACATACCTATAGTAGTTTAAATGCAGAGTTTTTAGCAGAATATAAAGGAGCCCTAGATAAAGCTGATAAGGCGGTAGTTTTTTATTCGCCACACGCAGTAAAAATAAAACAGTTAGAAGAAGTTACTGAAGCACAAATAGCAAGTGCTTTTGAGCGTGATGATTTAGTTATTTATACAAATCCAACAGCATTTAAAGAGTTTCTATTTAATCAAAATTTAGATAATACTGCTTTGTTATTAATGAGCTCAGGAAACTATGGAGGTTTAAATTTTGAAGAAGTTAAAGAATTAATTTAG
- a CDS encoding nucleotidyltransferase family protein, producing MNYKETLFFVGKCLTLTHEKHNRDIVELELKSNNINWDNVVKLSTAHYVFPALYCNLKRANFLHYLPEDLVGYMKHITGLNRERNEQIIKEAKELNELLLSNNITPIFLKGTGNLLEGLYEDIAERMTGDIDILFEQEDCITAFRILQENGYTNKVSELYNDHRHLPAITHPKKIAAIEVHKQMLRIEKSPYFNYDSVKKTLQIINNTTFLSFDNQIKLTVYSKFINDNAYLIKNLSFRAAYDVFLLDKKLESKTVIKDIKLSKELNAGLELYNTILSTFKNIEFKSTKASKLYLKKYLKNLDNGLNKRAKTNFIKHYVFYKERIRIILKAFYKKSYLKFIFSKLTDYNWYRKKIGF from the coding sequence ATGAATTATAAAGAAACCTTATTTTTTGTTGGGAAATGTTTAACCCTTACTCACGAAAAACACAATCGAGATATCGTTGAGCTTGAATTAAAATCTAACAATATCAATTGGGATAATGTGGTTAAATTAAGCACAGCTCATTACGTTTTTCCTGCATTATATTGTAATTTAAAACGAGCAAACTTTCTACATTACTTACCTGAAGATTTAGTTGGATACATGAAACATATTACGGGTTTAAACCGTGAAAGGAATGAGCAAATAATTAAAGAAGCCAAAGAGCTAAATGAGTTACTACTTTCCAATAACATAACCCCTATTTTTTTAAAAGGAACAGGGAATTTACTTGAAGGTTTATATGAGGACATAGCTGAAAGAATGACAGGTGATATTGATATTTTATTTGAACAAGAAGACTGCATAACTGCTTTTAGAATACTTCAAGAAAATGGCTACACCAATAAAGTATCAGAGCTATATAACGACCACAGACATTTACCTGCAATAACGCATCCAAAAAAAATTGCAGCTATTGAAGTTCATAAACAAATGCTACGGATAGAAAAATCACCTTATTTTAATTATGATTCTGTAAAAAAAACTTTACAAATAATTAATAACACCACTTTTTTATCTTTTGATAATCAAATTAAACTAACAGTATATTCGAAATTCATCAATGATAATGCCTACTTAATAAAAAACTTAAGTTTTAGAGCAGCTTATGACGTTTTTTTGCTTGACAAGAAACTTGAATCAAAAACCGTTATTAAAGATATTAAGTTATCTAAAGAATTAAATGCTGGTTTAGAATTATATAATACGATACTATCTACTTTTAAAAACATTGAATTCAAATCAACTAAAGCAAGTAAATTATACCTAAAAAAGTATCTAAAAAACTTAGACAATGGACTCAATAAAAGAGCAAAGACTAATTTTATAAAACATTACGTTTTCTATAAAGAAAGAATTAGAATAATACTTAAAGCTTTTTATAAAAAATCGTATTTAAAATTTATTTTTTCTAAACTAACAGATTACAACTGGTATAGAAAAAAAATTGGGTTCTAA